CCAGATCGTAAAATCCTCTTCCCGGTCCAGATCCACAAACAGGCTGCCGTAACTGCGATAGGTACCCATCACCAGTGCCGCCCCCCAATCCCGGTCCAGCCAGCGCCAATGGCGCGTCGGTATCGTCTCCCACATGCTGCCGTAGCGGCTGCAAGAGCTTCCCCCCTCACCAGCGCCTGCCGTGGTCGGCAGCCAGAATAAAAGGCTGAGAAGGATCCCTCTCTGCAGAATGGAGGTCAACTTAACTCCATCATATCCAATACCTTAGCAAGAAAAGGCATTAGATTGCTCTCCGGGAATTTCCCATTTTCGGGAACATGACTTTGCCCAAACTTCAATCGTGCCTCTACCATTCTCCGCCCACAACTTCAATACTATCGCCACCCTCAATGACATAAACTAAGTGCGGCGTGCGATGAGTCCAAGGCAATCATTACCGGCAAACTGCAGCCCCGTCTGCTTGCCGGCATCTGAAATTTTATTGGCAGGGCTTTCCTGGTTCAAATACCAATGTGTCATGCTTTTTAAATTAGCGCGGTTAGCTTAAAGGGCTTGGACGATTAGCCACAAACTGCTCAAATCCCTGCTGATTGTAGCGGGAACCATCTGTGTTGGATTGGGTGCCCTGGGAATATTCCTCCCGCTGTTGCCCACTACCCCATTTCTCCTGCTCGCGGCCGCATGTTACATCCGCAGCTCGGATAAATTCTACCACTGGCTGATAACCAACCGCTGGTTCGGCCGCTACATCAAGAATTATCGCGAAGGGAAAGGGGTGACTATCACCACCAAGGTTACCGCCATCAGCCTGCTCTGGCTGACGATAGGCTATTCCGCCTTTTTCGTGGTTGACAACTGGATTGTGCGCGCCTTGTTGCTCCTGATTGCCGCCGCCGTCACCACTCATCTCGTTCTATTGAAGACCCTGAAGCGGCCGGAATGATGGTCTTTCGACTGGGACCTCAAGGTTGGGCTTGACTCCGATCCCTTCCCAGTGAGTGCTTGTGAAGCGACATGATTACGGATAAAGACTTGGTTCCTTGCCATGTTAGCAGGGTAAAGGCTCAAGACAATACTCTAGCATAGAAATATTACCTAATGCAATTCGTTTAAATAATTTCTAACGGTTTACAAAATATGCACCATAAACGCCGGATACTACTAGTGGCACCGCTCGACGCTCAGGTGATACTGCCAGAGTCAACCGGGGCGCTCCTGCCGCGCCCATCAGGTCTGCTAGCGGCATGAGCCTGCCGAAGACAGGAAATTGCCTTTTGTGCGGTGGCAGTTCGCCGCGCCCTGCAGCGACCATCGGCATATGTGTCAATTGCCTCCGAACCAGCTTCCCTTCCGCTAGTCCACGGCTGGCGGCGGTGCATGCGGCGTCGCGCACGACCTTTGATCTGCCAACCATACCCCCACGCAATCCCACCGGCATCAAGTGCCCATTGTGCAGCAACGAGTGTATCATTGGTGAGGGGGAGCGGGGCTTTTGCGGCTTGCGCACGGTTCGTAAGGGTAAATTGGTTCATCTTGCCGGAATACCGGCCCGCGGCCTGCTGAGCTGGTACCGCGATCCGCTGCCCACCAACTGCGTGGCGGATTGGGTCTGCGAAGGCAGCCAGCACCCAGGTTACCACAATCTGGCCGTCTTCTACGCCAGCTGCACGTCAAATTGCCTCTTCTGCCAGAACTGGCATTTTCGCAGAACTTCACCCACGACAAGTAAGACCCTCAGTGCGGGCGCGCTGGCGGCGGTAGCGAATGAACACACCTTTTGCGTCTGTTTCTTTGGCGGCGATCCTGCCTCACAGATGCCTCACGCGCTGGCTTCGGCCAAGCAGCTCGCGCAGCGCGGGGTGCGGGTGTGCTGGGAGACGAACGGTATGATGCAGCCGAAACTGCTCAACGCCGCCGTCGAGCATTCTATCCGCACCGGTGGCTGCATCAAATTCGATCTGAAAGCCTTTGACGAAGAGCTGCACCTGGCATTGACCGGCGTTTCCAACCGACGGACAAAGGAAAACTTTGCCCGCGCCGCCCAGCGCTTCGCCGAACGTCCGGAAGTCCCTCTCGTCATTGCCAGCACACTCCTCGTGCCGGACTATATCGACGAGGACC
Above is a window of Candidatus Neomarinimicrobiota bacterium DNA encoding:
- a CDS encoding YbaN family protein codes for the protein MVAGTICVGLGALGIFLPLLPTTPFLLLAAACYIRSSDKFYHWLITNRWFGRYIKNYREGKGVTITTKVTAISLLWLTIGYSAFFVVDNWIVRALLLLIAAAVTTHLVLLKTLKRPE
- a CDS encoding radical SAM protein, coding for MHAASRTTFDLPTIPPRNPTGIKCPLCSNECIIGEGERGFCGLRTVRKGKLVHLAGIPARGLLSWYRDPLPTNCVADWVCEGSQHPGYHNLAVFYASCTSNCLFCQNWHFRRTSPTTSKTLSAGALAAVANEHTFCVCFFGGDPASQMPHALASAKQLAQRGVRVCWETNGMMQPKLLNAAVEHSIRTGGCIKFDLKAFDEELHLALTGVSNRRTKENFARAAQRFAERPEVPLVIASTLLVPDYIDEDQVSKIASFIAAINPEIPYALLAFAPHFYMSDLPCTSASHAREAEAAARSAGLVNVRIGNRHLLGLE